One Ictalurus punctatus breed USDA103 chromosome 21, Coco_2.0, whole genome shotgun sequence genomic window carries:
- the prph gene encoding peripherin has product MSHLTSRTSYRRTFGGPTPMSAMPAYTSYSSRYMSPAPASVSTRTFRVRSSAPSVPHVSYDKVDFALADSINQEFRSTRSNEKQELQELNDRFASFIEKVRYLEQQNATLTHELNQYKGKQQQGQSNRASQLCQQEMRELRRQVDLIGKERDQIQVDRDNMAEDLALLKQRLDEETQKRQDAENQLVLFRKDVDDATLARLELERKIESLMDEIEFLKKMHDEEIQDVQVSYETQQMKMEVEATVRPDLTAALRDIRAQYESIATKNMQESEEWYKSKFTDLTDSAKRNADATRQAKQEANEFRRQIQSLSCEIDALKSTNEALLRQMREMEDQFGVEAGNYQDNINRLEEEIHHLKDEMSRHLREYQDLLNVKMALDIEIATYRKLLEGEESRITIPVMNITSMSMRSGDYDLPTDVVHGKKVVIKTVETRDGEVVKESRKEKDTPRDSKESN; this is encoded by the exons atGAGTCACTTGACCAGCCGCACTTCCTACCGCCGCACTTTTGGTGGACCTACCCCCATGTCCGCCATGCCCGCCTACACCTCGTACTCGTCCCGTTACATGAGCCCGGCTCCAGCTTCTGTGTCCACACGGACTTTCCGGGTCCGCTCCAGTGCTCCGTCGGTTCCTCACGTCTCTTATGACAAAGTGGACTTCGCCCTGGCTGATAGCATCAACCAAGAGTTCCGCAGCACACGCAGCAATGAGAAGCAGGAGCTGCAGGAGTTGAACGACCGCTTCGCGAGCTTCATCGAGAAAGTGCGCTACCTGGAGCAGCAGAATGCCACGCTCACCCACGAGCTCAACCAGTACAAGGGCAAACAGCAGCAGGGCCAGTCAAACCGCGCCAGCCAACTCTGCCAGCAGGAGATGAGGGAGCTGCGTAGACAGGTTGATCTCATTGGGAAGGAGCGAGATCAGATCCAGGTGGACAGAGACAACATGGCTGAAGATCTGGCCTTGCTCAAGCAGAG GTTGGATGAGGAGACTCAGAAAAGACAAGATGCTGAGAACCAACTGGTCCTGTTCCGTAAG GATGTGGATGATGCCACTTTGGCCCGTTTGGAGCTGGAGCGGAAAATCGAGTCTCTGATGGATGAGATTGAATTTCTCAAGAAGATGCATGATGAG GAAATCCAGGATGTGCAAGTGAGCTATGAAACCCAGCAGATGAAGATGGAGGTGGAGGCCACAGTCCGTCCTGACCTGACTGCGGCTCTGAGAGACATCAGGGCTCAATATGAAAGTATTGCAACGAAGAACATGCAGGAGTCTGAGGAGTGGTACAAATCCAAG TTTACTGACCTGACCGACTCAGCCAAGCGCAACGCTGATGCCACGAGACAGGCCAAGCAGGAGGCCAACGAGTTCAGGAGGCAGATTCAGAGCCTCAGCTGTGAGATTGATGCCCTTAAGAGCACG AATGAGGCTCTGCTGAGGCAGATGAGGGAAATGGAGGACCAGTTTGGAGTGGAGGCTGGAAATTACCAAGACAACATCAACCGTCTGGAGGAAGAGATCCACCACCTGAAGGACGAAATGTCCCGTCACCTGAGGGAATATCAGGACCTGCTTAATGTAAAGATGGCCCTGGACATTGAGATTGCCACTTACAGGAAGTTACTAGAAGGAGAGGAAAGCAG AATTACTATTCCTGTCATGAACATAACGTCAATGAGTATGCGCAGTGGCG attATGACCTACCCACTGATGTTGTACATGGCAAAAAAGTTGTGATCAAAACTGTTGAGACCCGTGATGGAGAG GTGGTGAAGGAGTCCAGGAAGGAGAAGGACACCCCACGAGATTCCAAGGAATCTAACTGA
- the LOC108281103 gene encoding ankyrin repeat and SOCS box protein 17 has product MGHFMSLAFFQAADLCPLLYAAGAAAIATGVFYYYIRNHGSDPVDPAFYPLIHDVVPNATPEQFNSFINAVPSYPGSYFYGMDFTRVSREQYAVMITQYVLQHRRTDLIRVLLQITMECESQSYRQHRLWLPRHIHKSDFPKSIACVLPVVRSRQCEILKVFLQYGMLEHFPNPASIITWILFTPIPNDTPLDAIIICAQECMVLCLRVITYINITHIQRFIRRNHTPLLVDWRSRIPACRYHEPCELVHLCRVALRRRLLITGGLPDAIRDLPLERRLQDYLNLEY; this is encoded by the exons ATGGGACATTTTATGAGTTTAGCTTTCTTTCAGGCAGCAGATCTTTGCCCATTGCTGTATGCAGCTGGAGCTGCAGCTATCGCCACAggagttttttattattatattaggaATCATGGTTCTG ACCCAGTGGATCCAGCATTTTATCCACTGATCCATGATGTTGTCCCCAATGCCACACCAGAACAGTTTAATTCTTTTATTAATGCTGTGCCCTCGTATCCGGGGTCTTATTTCTATGGCATGGACTTTACCCGTGTTAGTAGGGAACAGTATGCTGTGATGATCACACAGTATGTATTGCAGCACAGGAGGACAGATCTGATCAGGGTTCTGCTGCAGATAACTATGGAGTGTGAGAGTCAAAGCTACCGTCAGCACAg GTTGTGGCTTCCACGTCATATTCACAAATCTGATTTTCCCAAGTCCATTGCTTGTGTGCTGCCAGTGGTGCGCAGCCGTCAGTGTGAGATACTGAAGGTGTTTTTACAGTATGGCATGCTGGAGCACTTCCCAAACCCCGCCTCTATCATCACCTGGATCCTGTTCACCCCCATCCCCAATGACACACCTCTTGATGCCATCATCATCTGTGCACAGGAGTGTATGGTGCTATGTCTGCGTGTGATCACATACATCAATATCACTCACATACAG CGGTTCATTCGCAGAAACCACACCCCCCTTCTTGTGGATTGGAGGTCTCGTATCCCAGCATGCCGATATCACGAACCGTGTGAACTTGTACACTTGTGCCGAGTGGCTTTGAGGAGGAGACTGCTGATCACTGGAGGACTTCCAGATGCCATCAGGGACCTCCCTTTAGAAAGACGTCTCCAAGACTACCTCAATCTGGAGTATTGA